Proteins found in one Alicyclobacillus cycloheptanicus genomic segment:
- a CDS encoding DDE-type integrase/transposase/recombinase, with the protein MDRRKLAKEIAAFRYGTIAPIVSRQTPLSPGELRAYFERMVQQSYVIPGTTRTTLSVRTLERWLEAYRKGGYDALMPKTRSDKGSHRLPDEVVQTAVALRKERPERSVEQIILLLEESGMVEPDTVAQSTLARHLRRLGASRKELLRSDDRGYRRFEAEDVHVLWQADFKHALYLPDPSNPERKKKTILFAILDDYSRLIVHGQFYWDEQLPRLEDSLKKAILRYGIPEQLYVDNGAVFSSQHLQRICGRLGIHLSHSKAYRPAGRGKIERIFRFLDTSFIPEAYEQVEAGHIRTLDQLNEAFWAWVDGYYHLRKHGSTGIPPKERAASSNRVPKRVSEVELTDIFLWEEERTADKAACVSLMGNTYEVDADLARQKVTLRYDPFDLSVIQVWFDDKRWSDARPVDMTRRYDRRVASTVKNDKQASEHVSFFQAVDNRRKQAAVEESPLRFSDTKRGEQR; encoded by the coding sequence ATGGACCGAAGGAAGTTGGCTAAGGAGATTGCGGCGTTTCGATACGGGACGATTGCGCCCATTGTGAGCCGACAAACGCCGCTGTCTCCAGGGGAATTGCGTGCCTATTTCGAGCGGATGGTGCAACAATCGTACGTGATCCCTGGTACGACCAGAACGACGCTCAGCGTGCGAACTTTGGAACGATGGCTGGAGGCCTACCGGAAGGGCGGATATGATGCGCTGATGCCGAAGACCCGCAGTGATAAGGGAAGTCACCGGTTACCAGACGAGGTGGTTCAAACGGCGGTGGCCTTGCGGAAGGAGCGGCCCGAGCGCAGTGTGGAACAGATCATTCTCTTGCTCGAGGAGAGCGGTATGGTAGAGCCGGACACGGTTGCGCAAAGCACTCTGGCTCGCCATTTACGACGTTTGGGAGCAAGCCGCAAGGAACTGCTGCGCTCCGATGACCGGGGTTACCGGCGCTTTGAGGCGGAAGACGTGCATGTATTATGGCAGGCGGATTTTAAGCATGCGCTGTACTTGCCCGACCCAAGTAACCCGGAGCGTAAGAAAAAGACGATTCTGTTTGCCATCCTCGATGATTATTCAAGGCTCATTGTCCATGGGCAATTCTATTGGGATGAGCAGTTACCACGCCTGGAGGACAGCCTAAAGAAGGCGATTTTGCGCTACGGTATCCCCGAACAACTGTATGTGGACAACGGTGCAGTCTTTTCGTCCCAGCATTTGCAACGTATCTGCGGGAGACTTGGGATTCACCTTTCCCACAGTAAAGCCTACCGCCCTGCGGGTCGTGGGAAAATTGAACGGATATTCCGTTTTCTCGACACCAGCTTCATTCCAGAGGCCTATGAGCAAGTGGAAGCTGGACATATCCGGACCCTCGACCAGCTCAATGAGGCGTTCTGGGCCTGGGTGGATGGGTATTACCACCTGCGCAAGCATGGCAGCACAGGAATACCACCAAAGGAAAGGGCCGCCAGTAGCAACCGGGTCCCTAAGCGGGTTTCAGAAGTGGAACTGACGGATATATTTCTCTGGGAGGAGGAGCGCACAGCAGATAAGGCCGCATGTGTCTCCCTGATGGGCAACACCTACGAGGTGGACGCTGACCTGGCCAGACAGAAAGTGACGCTGCGTTACGACCCGTTTGATCTTTCGGTCATCCAAGTCTGGTTCGATGACAAACGATGGTCCGACGCAAGGCCGGTAGACATGACTCGCCGCTATGACCGCAGGGTTGCTTCGACAGTGAAGAACGACAAACAAGCGTCGGAGCACGTCTCCTTTTTCCAGGCAGTAGATAACCGGCGCAAGCAGGCTGCGGTGGAAGAATCCCCGTTGCGATTCTCAGACACAAAGCGTGGTGAACAAAGATGA